One stretch of Priestia megaterium DNA includes these proteins:
- a CDS encoding SMI1/KNR4 family protein, giving the protein MMLQDKLDFLNKYTLSKKLSVSLIEPNDIDHIQKDLILNEWREIFKENDKSSKISKILNIWKRFVSNEMSNTISFLKEFLVDVELMAIGDRYSILYSVKNARGKILYYEGRNPKEYFNNEQLEEDWSKIPDKIRSFYENVHNGFYYYPSKSMGLESLEDITYLDDYEWEIVDEIGEHNLKIDFASSYGFFSNGMGTYVVVDYKNSLDDNATLWSSKEEPEYNLNFWDVVDEWMVIGFE; this is encoded by the coding sequence ATGATGCTTCAAGATAAATTAGATTTCTTAAATAAGTATACATTAAGTAAGAAACTATCTGTAAGCTTAATAGAACCTAATGACATTGATCATATCCAAAAGGATTTAATTCTTAATGAATGGAGAGAAATTTTTAAAGAGAACGATAAATCTAGTAAGATAAGTAAGATATTAAACATATGGAAAAGATTTGTAAGTAATGAAATGAGCAACACCATATCTTTTTTGAAGGAATTTTTGGTGGATGTTGAATTAATGGCTATTGGTGATAGGTATTCTATATTATATTCGGTGAAAAATGCGAGAGGAAAAATTTTATATTATGAAGGTCGAAATCCTAAAGAGTACTTTAACAACGAACAGCTTGAAGAAGACTGGAGTAAAATTCCAGATAAAATTAGAAGCTTTTATGAAAATGTTCATAATGGATTTTATTACTATCCAAGTAAGTCAATGGGGTTAGAGTCCTTAGAAGATATTACGTATTTAGACGATTATGAATGGGAAATTGTTGATGAAATTGGAGAACATAATTTGAAAATTGACTTCGCATCTTCATATGGATTTTTCAGTAATGGAATGGGAACTTATGTAGTAGTTGACTACAAAAACAGTCTCGATGACAATGCTACTTTGTGGTCTTCAAAAGAAGAGCCAGAGTATAACTTAAACTTTTGGGATGTAGTAGATGAATGGATGGTTATAGGATTTGAATAA
- a CDS encoding suppressor of fused domain protein, which produces MINYGELYYDHYSKYLGEPIDRELYRNNEELPSIQILKYENVFEECLVFNTLGLSKYEEVLRDNMEISMVVEGAFNSTGYILANVLFYCLGNEIEIGRGTAVSGIESIEQSFYQKYNKNAVYFTEPFAFPEEYHELHTESKKQKGKVLLGFFISQAEYDFF; this is translated from the coding sequence ATGATTAACTACGGAGAACTTTATTACGATCATTATAGTAAATATTTAGGTGAGCCAATAGACCGAGAACTTTATAGAAATAATGAAGAGCTTCCCAGTATACAAATTTTAAAATATGAAAATGTCTTTGAAGAATGTTTAGTTTTTAATACATTAGGATTAAGTAAATATGAAGAAGTTTTAAGAGATAATATGGAAATTTCAATGGTAGTTGAAGGAGCATTCAATAGCACAGGATATATCCTTGCTAATGTGTTATTTTATTGTCTAGGTAATGAAATAGAAATAGGGCGTGGAACAGCAGTTAGTGGTATTGAAAGTATTGAACAGTCATTTTACCAAAAGTACAATAAAAATGCAGTTTATTTTACTGAACCGTTTGCTTTTCCCGAAGAATATCATGAGCTACATACTGAGAGCAAAAAACAAAAGGGGAAAGTCTTGTTAGGTTTCTTTATTTCTCAGGCTGAATATGATTTTTTTTAA